From Flavipsychrobacter sp., a single genomic window includes:
- the secE gene encoding preprotein translocase subunit SecE: MSKFGSYIQSAYDELVHKVTWPTWSELQQTTVIVLVSLIIVTAFIWGMDQASMGVFKFIYDLLG, from the coding sequence ATGAGTAAGTTCGGTAGTTACATACAATCGGCATACGATGAATTGGTGCACAAAGTTACATGGCCAACATGGAGCGAGTTGCAACAAACTACAGTAATCGTATTGGTATCTCTAATCATCGTTACCGCATTTATATGGGGAATGGACCAAGCATCAATGGGTGTCTTTAAGTTCATCTACGATTTATTAGGTTAA
- a CDS encoding helix-turn-helix transcriptional regulator, with the protein MILEHKTFDLYEKMVFEKAVLTPPYSIPNNMSNEACFLYVINGTYNLNSAIGHIKVEAKDGVLMECGNYYAQWIRSANYEKCEAIAVHFYPEILKKIYDTDFPTFIAKARDSHNNTGITRIKTDSTLHHYISSMQFYFENPHLVSDELLILKLKELLLLLVKTDNSDAIKEMMAKLFSPKEYSFKQVVEANIFSNLSVEQLAQLANVSTSTFKREFNKIYQISPAQYFKTKKLEKAAQLLSNTNNRISDIAYDCGFNDLAHFSKSFQEVYKLSPTNYRLNQKDKTMN; encoded by the coding sequence ATGATATTAGAACACAAAACTTTTGACTTGTATGAAAAAATGGTTTTTGAAAAAGCGGTTTTAACCCCTCCATATTCCATCCCAAATAACATGTCTAATGAAGCTTGTTTTCTTTATGTAATTAATGGCACCTATAATTTAAACAGTGCTATTGGACATATTAAAGTTGAAGCAAAAGATGGTGTACTTATGGAATGTGGGAATTATTATGCTCAATGGATAAGATCAGCAAACTATGAGAAATGTGAAGCTATTGCTGTGCATTTCTATCCAGAGATCCTTAAAAAGATATATGATACAGATTTCCCAACATTTATAGCAAAGGCTAGAGACAGTCATAACAACACAGGAATTACTAGAATAAAAACTGATAGTACTTTACATCATTACATATCAAGTATGCAATTCTATTTTGAGAACCCCCATCTTGTCAGTGATGAATTATTGATCCTAAAACTAAAAGAGCTTTTATTATTACTAGTAAAAACTGACAATTCTGATGCTATTAAAGAGATGATGGCAAAATTATTCTCACCAAAAGAATATAGCTTCAAACAAGTTGTAGAAGCTAACATATTTTCTAATCTAAGCGTTGAACAATTGGCTCAACTGGCTAACGTTAGTACCTCTACTTTCAAAAGAGAATTCAATAAGATATACCAAATTAGTCCTGCACAATATTTTAAAACCAAGAAACTTGAAAAAGCAGCACAATTACTATCAAACACCAATAATAGGATAAGTGATATTGCCTACGATTGTGGATTCAATGACTTAGCTCATTTTTCTAAATCCTTTCAAGAAGTATATAAACTATCCCCAACAAACTATAGACTGAACCAAAAAGACAAAACTATGAACTAG
- a CDS encoding SRPBCC family protein: MANKKQIVTSVIIHTNKEQVWDKLYHQFGDISIFNPNLDHSYQITTGAVQVGTERRCDLDANTYIKETITHADEYNSMSIDIYDGNMPMLNTMDINIKLNPLSNSKTEIILIANFNTKPTFMAGLMKLPLRKKMTDLLIGLKYYLETGNEVSKHSYKPILKAFKQLPINQPFI; the protein is encoded by the coding sequence ATGGCAAACAAAAAGCAGATAGTTACTAGTGTGATCATACACACAAACAAAGAGCAAGTTTGGGATAAATTATATCATCAGTTTGGAGACATATCCATTTTCAACCCAAACCTAGATCACTCATATCAAATAACAACAGGTGCCGTACAAGTAGGTACTGAACGCAGATGCGATCTTGATGCCAATACCTATATCAAAGAGACTATTACACATGCCGATGAATATAACAGCATGAGCATTGACATTTATGATGGCAATATGCCTATGCTAAATACAATGGATATTAATATTAAACTCAACCCTCTTTCAAATAGCAAAACAGAAATAATACTTATTGCCAACTTTAACACCAAGCCCACATTCATGGCAGGTTTGATGAAACTACCATTGCGTAAAAAAATGACAGACCTTTTAATAGGCTTGAAGTACTATCTAGAAACTGGCAACGAAGTATCTAAACATAGTTATAAGCCTATTCTTAAAGCCTTCAAACAACTTCCAATTAATCAACCTTTTATTTAA
- a CDS encoding SRPBCC family protein, whose amino-acid sequence MIKSATIAVIPIDVSAAQAWDIIGAVGGVDKWFGEVIKTCEVNGDHRVCGLGDGQTFDEKIILVDHQNKILRYDIATQPMIPMSNLSAYMRVLEDANGETYIEWSGNYDVTPEQKDEVNKMLIGAWQMGVKGIEQYATSLN is encoded by the coding sequence ATGATCAAATCCGCAACAATAGCAGTAATACCAATTGACGTCTCGGCTGCTCAAGCATGGGATATTATAGGAGCCGTAGGAGGTGTCGACAAGTGGTTTGGGGAAGTCATTAAAACCTGTGAGGTAAATGGAGACCACAGGGTTTGCGGGCTTGGAGATGGACAAACCTTTGACGAGAAAATAATCTTAGTAGATCATCAAAACAAAATATTAAGATACGATATCGCTACACAACCTATGATACCTATGTCAAATCTATCGGCCTATATGCGTGTACTAGAAGATGCCAATGGGGAAACATACATCGAATGGTCTGGCAATTATGATGTAACACCAGAGCAAAAAGACGAAGTAAATAAAATGCTGATCGGAGCATGGCAAATGGGCGTAAAGGGGATAGAGCAATATGCTACTTCTTTGAATTAA
- the egtB gene encoding ergothioneine biosynthesis protein EgtB gives MSLLNKYKQVRQRTMALCAPLKTEDYVPQPVVYASPPKWHIAHVTWFFEEMVLKPYADGYKEFHPDFCFLFNSYYNTVGERTLRAERGNITRPGVEEVFAYRAYVDEHMDAFLQTEVTKEVADLLELGMNHEQQHQELFITDLKYALGHNPIFPIYDQAFNLLKDHNAEEGFVTIAEGVYDIGFKGDSFCYDNELGQHKTYIHEFEINKALVTNGEYLEFINAGGYTNFNYWLDEGWAWVNGNNIQSPLHWHLINEEWHYYTLAGLQKVDPNAILAHVSYYEANAYAAWKGMRLPTEQEWEVASDQLDWGKRWEWTNSAYLAYPNFKIAAGAVGEYNGKFMVNQMVLRGASVATSAGHSRKTYRNFFHPHFQWQFSGIRLVK, from the coding sequence ATGAGTCTATTAAATAAATACAAGCAAGTAAGACAAAGAACAATGGCACTTTGTGCGCCGTTGAAAACAGAAGATTACGTGCCGCAACCTGTAGTTTATGCCAGCCCTCCCAAATGGCATATTGCACATGTAACTTGGTTTTTTGAAGAAATGGTATTAAAGCCTTATGCGGATGGATACAAAGAATTTCATCCCGATTTTTGTTTTCTGTTTAATAGCTACTACAACACTGTAGGAGAACGCACATTAAGGGCAGAACGTGGAAATATAACAAGGCCTGGTGTTGAAGAAGTATTTGCTTACAGAGCATATGTAGATGAGCATATGGATGCATTTCTGCAAACAGAAGTGACCAAAGAGGTAGCAGACCTACTAGAGCTAGGCATGAATCATGAACAACAACACCAAGAGTTATTTATTACCGATCTTAAATATGCATTAGGACACAATCCTATTTTCCCAATTTACGACCAAGCATTCAACCTACTTAAAGACCATAATGCAGAAGAAGGATTTGTAACAATAGCTGAAGGCGTTTATGATATTGGCTTTAAAGGAGATAGTTTTTGTTATGATAATGAGTTAGGACAACATAAAACATACATCCACGAATTCGAGATCAACAAAGCGCTAGTGACCAATGGTGAATATTTAGAGTTCATCAATGCAGGAGGATATACGAATTTCAACTATTGGCTGGATGAAGGATGGGCATGGGTAAATGGAAACAATATACAATCACCATTACATTGGCATTTAATAAATGAGGAATGGCACTACTATACATTAGCAGGGTTGCAAAAAGTAGACCCTAATGCCATACTTGCTCATGTTAGCTATTATGAAGCCAACGCATATGCTGCATGGAAAGGCATGCGCCTACCTACCGAACAAGAATGGGAAGTAGCTAGCGACCAACTGGACTGGGGCAAACGTTGGGAATGGACCAACAGCGCCTACCTTGCCTACCCCAATTTTAAAATTGCAGCAGGAGCCGTAGGAGAATACAATGGTAAATTCATGGTCAACCAAATGGTGCTACGTGGAGCATCTGTAGCCACATCAGCAGGGCATAGCCGCAAAACCTATAGGAACTTTTTCCACCCTCATTTTCAATGGCAATTTTCAGGAATAAGATTAGTAAAATAA
- the egtD gene encoding L-histidine N(alpha)-methyltransferase, translating to MNEAFKQDVDKGLSSSPKQLLSKYFYDEIGDDLFVQIMNMPEYYLTNSEYEIFTEQAQDIINAFDVTNEPLELIELGAGDGTKTIELLKMLQTKADFTYIPIDISQHALDTLSRRLAKELPNINVRPIQGDYFSVLEDIKEHTARKVILFLGSNIGNMLDHNARRFITQLSEQLNPKDKILLGVDLKKEASIILPAYNDAQGITAAFNLNLLTRINKELGGNFDVSKFKHAPVYNEKEGMAESYIVSTAAQDVTITATGKTYHFDEGERIHMEISRKYDADVVNDIISDTGLYIKQKFTDSKDYYADFLLEMK from the coding sequence ATGAACGAAGCTTTTAAACAAGATGTAGATAAAGGACTAAGCTCCTCACCAAAACAATTACTCTCAAAATATTTTTATGACGAGATAGGAGATGATCTATTTGTGCAAATAATGAACATGCCTGAGTACTATCTTACTAATTCAGAATATGAGATCTTTACAGAACAGGCACAAGACATCATCAATGCTTTTGACGTAACAAACGAGCCTCTAGAGTTAATAGAGCTAGGTGCTGGCGACGGCACTAAAACCATTGAGTTACTAAAAATGCTGCAAACCAAAGCAGACTTTACCTACATACCGATAGACATTTCTCAACATGCGCTAGACACACTTAGCCGGCGTTTAGCAAAGGAGCTGCCTAATATTAATGTTCGCCCTATACAGGGCGATTATTTCAGCGTCTTAGAAGACATTAAAGAGCATACGGCACGCAAGGTCATTCTGTTTCTGGGTTCTAACATTGGTAATATGCTAGACCATAACGCTCGTAGATTTATCACACAGCTTAGCGAGCAGCTCAACCCTAAAGACAAAATACTATTGGGTGTAGACCTTAAAAAAGAGGCAAGTATTATCCTCCCTGCGTACAATGATGCACAAGGTATCACTGCTGCCTTCAATCTCAATTTACTTACACGTATCAACAAAGAGCTAGGTGGCAATTTTGACGTAAGTAAGTTTAAGCATGCTCCTGTTTATAATGAAAAAGAAGGCATGGCTGAAAGTTATATTGTGAGCACAGCAGCTCAAGATGTAACCATTACAGCTACAGGCAAAACCTACCACTTTGATGAAGGAGAGCGCATACACATGGAAATATCAAGAAAGTATGATGCCGATGTAGTGAATGACATTATTAGCGACACAGGATTATACATCAAACAAAAGTTCACAGATAGCAAAGACTATTACGCAGACTTTTTATTAGAAATGAAATAA
- a CDS encoding DUF427 domain-containing protein gives MKATWNGKVIAESKETRVIEGNHYFPPTAINKEYFKDSDTHTVCPWKGTASYYTLEVDGKENPDAAWYYPETSELAEAIKGYIAFWKGVEVTKD, from the coding sequence ATGAAAGCAACATGGAATGGCAAAGTAATTGCCGAGAGCAAGGAAACAAGAGTGATTGAAGGTAACCACTACTTCCCTCCTACTGCTATCAACAAAGAATACTTTAAGGATAGCGATACACATACGGTTTGCCCTTGGAAAGGCACTGCTTCTTACTACACACTAGAAGTAGATGGTAAAGAAAATCCTGATGCTGCATGGTACTACCCTGAAACATCAGAACTGGCAGAAGCCATTAAAGGGTACATTGCATTTTGGAAAGGAGTTGAGGTAACTAAGGATTAA
- a CDS encoding aminotransferase class V-fold PLP-dependent enzyme, with translation MNNRTYLNTAACGLLPSAFTTQAEELYDEMSADASTHAEHWRDNVQPELRKAVGKLLNTDVENIALLPNFSWGINGVVQSLKGTERILMYKNDYPSLTEPFKIKGFDITWVGDEDGFAIDVAAIKTHILAKQVDILAISHVQWMSGFKVDLKELGTWCKENDVLFIVDATQSLGAIEIDLGEMNVDVLISSNYKWMNAGFGTGVMYMNRSFIERYTPAVGGHNSYVLSEGKWIYQPSVRSFEPGHPNMYGFSVLHAAIKHKLEMGVSKIEEDNKALTQQLLDELRTLGINYLGDDDMERRASIIFIKDENGVWDKLKEHNIIASQRGGNIRFGIHYYNTEADIKKLVDCLKP, from the coding sequence ATGAATAACCGTACATACTTAAATACAGCTGCTTGTGGTTTGTTGCCAAGCGCTTTCACAACACAGGCAGAGGAGTTATATGATGAGATGAGTGCAGATGCCAGCACACATGCAGAGCATTGGAGAGATAATGTACAACCAGAATTAAGAAAGGCTGTTGGAAAATTATTGAATACTGATGTAGAAAACATAGCCTTGCTGCCTAATTTTTCTTGGGGTATCAATGGTGTAGTGCAATCTCTAAAAGGTACCGAGCGTATTTTGATGTACAAAAACGATTATCCTTCACTAACAGAACCATTTAAAATAAAAGGCTTTGATATAACATGGGTGGGTGATGAAGATGGTTTTGCAATAGATGTAGCAGCAATTAAAACACATATACTTGCTAAGCAGGTAGATATACTGGCTATAAGCCATGTGCAATGGATGAGTGGCTTTAAAGTAGATTTGAAAGAGCTTGGTACATGGTGTAAGGAAAATGATGTTCTGTTCATAGTAGATGCAACACAAAGCCTCGGCGCTATAGAGATAGACCTCGGTGAAATGAATGTGGACGTACTGATAAGCAGTAACTATAAATGGATGAATGCAGGTTTTGGTACAGGGGTAATGTATATGAATAGGTCATTCATAGAACGATATACACCAGCTGTTGGTGGACATAATAGCTATGTATTAAGTGAAGGGAAGTGGATATACCAACCTTCTGTTAGAAGCTTTGAACCAGGGCATCCTAATATGTATGGTTTTTCAGTGTTACATGCTGCAATAAAACACAAGCTGGAAATGGGCGTGTCTAAAATTGAGGAAGATAATAAAGCACTGACTCAACAACTATTAGATGAGCTTCGTACACTTGGTATTAATTATTTGGGTGATGATGATATGGAACGAAGAGCATCAATAATCTTCATAAAAGATGAGAATGGCGTTTGGGATAAGCTAAAAGAGCATAATATCATAGCCTCTCAAAGAGGAGGTAATATCCGCTTCGGTATACATTATTATAACACCGAAGCAGATATAAAGAAGTTGGTTGATTGCCTAAAGCCTTAA
- a CDS encoding BCCT family transporter, whose protein sequence is MKRLNHAVFWPPFVLLLVALVYSLINKEAFLKIVTATNNWILDHFDNAFNYTSFTMVLLCIAVYFSPIGKIKIGGANAKPILNRYRWFSIILCTTIAVGILFWGSAEPIYHINTPPRSLNLNTDADKIGFSMSTVFMHWSFTPYAIYTIPALLFALGYYNKKHEFSLSSMLFPITKKTDHKWWGISLNNICLFALVAGMAASLGAGIMSLSGGIATITNTESSAWLTAIIAIVIVASFTLSAATGLLKGIRILSSVNVAIFIALCILVATLGPTRELFGYMLSGLKEYLINFIPHSLSIGSFSDKEWTHSWTTFYWANWMAWAPITALFLGRISYGYTVRQFVLFNWFIPSLFGIFWMSIFSGTSIYYQLQGGLDLATTLSSSGPESIIYKVLSVFPLSKILVIIFLISMFISYVTAADSNTEAMSGISTEGLSPDSPNPPNYIKYLWGIVVGAVAWVMITFSGIDGVKMLSNLGGLPALFLLMLCCIGVVILLFRSKRLL, encoded by the coding sequence ATCAAACGGCTTAACCATGCTGTATTCTGGCCACCATTCGTATTGCTACTCGTAGCATTGGTTTATAGCCTTATCAATAAAGAGGCCTTTTTGAAAATAGTAACCGCTACCAATAACTGGATACTCGACCATTTTGATAATGCCTTCAACTATACCAGCTTCACAATGGTGCTGCTCTGTATAGCAGTTTATTTTTCACCAATAGGGAAAATAAAAATAGGAGGCGCTAATGCAAAACCTATTCTCAATCGTTATCGTTGGTTCTCTATTATATTATGTACCACCATAGCAGTAGGCATTTTATTTTGGGGTTCTGCCGAACCTATCTATCATATAAACACACCACCTAGATCATTAAACTTAAACACTGATGCCGACAAAATAGGTTTCAGTATGTCTACAGTTTTTATGCATTGGAGCTTCACACCATACGCTATCTATACCATCCCAGCTCTTCTATTCGCATTGGGGTATTATAACAAAAAGCATGAGTTTTCTTTGAGCTCCATGCTCTTCCCTATTACAAAAAAAACGGACCATAAATGGTGGGGCATCAGCTTAAATAACATTTGTCTTTTTGCATTAGTGGCAGGCATGGCTGCATCATTAGGCGCAGGTATTATGAGTTTATCAGGAGGCATTGCTACTATTACCAACACTGAAAGTAGCGCATGGTTAACTGCTATTATTGCCATTGTTATTGTTGCTTCTTTTACCTTATCGGCCGCTACCGGTTTACTGAAAGGCATAAGGATACTATCCTCTGTTAATGTGGCTATATTCATAGCATTATGTATACTAGTTGCTACTCTTGGCCCCACACGCGAATTATTCGGATATATGCTATCAGGACTAAAGGAGTATCTAATTAATTTCATTCCTCATAGTCTTTCCATAGGTTCTTTTAGCGATAAAGAATGGACACATAGCTGGACAACATTTTACTGGGCAAACTGGATGGCTTGGGCGCCTATTACTGCACTTTTCTTAGGGCGTATTTCTTATGGTTATACCGTGCGCCAGTTTGTATTATTCAACTGGTTCATCCCTTCTCTTTTCGGCATCTTCTGGATGTCTATATTTAGTGGTACCAGTATTTATTATCAACTGCAAGGAGGGTTGGATTTAGCAACTACACTAAGCTCATCAGGTCCTGAATCTATTATTTATAAGGTATTATCTGTATTTCCACTATCAAAGATCCTCGTTATTATTTTCTTGATAAGCATGTTCATTTCTTATGTTACTGCTGCCGACTCTAACACGGAAGCCATGTCTGGCATTAGCACCGAAGGTCTATCGCCAGATAGCCCTAACCCGCCTAACTATATCAAATACTTATGGGGAATAGTAGTAGGTGCAGTAGCTTGGGTAATGATAACATTCTCCGGTATCGACGGCGTAAAAATGCTAAGCAACCTTGGAGGACTGCCTGCATTATTTTTATTGATGCTGTGTTGCATTGGTGTCGTCATACTTCTTTTCAGGAGCAAGAGACTTTTGTAG
- a CDS encoding S41 family peptidase has product MRKLIVITAFVISLTSCEKAIFKKDGVSTSPRQNFDHLWKELDKRYAYFTYKKIDWNQAYTTYAGRVYEGMSEDSLFNVMGAMLNDLKDGHTNLVSPFNRSRFDITLLGPQNIDDRVITEYYLKGTALYSGPFTHAFMRNKEVGYIRFKSFPGTVDDVQLDYIIDRYKDTKGLIFDIRQNGGGAINDAYQIVSRFITANKLVYQVQDKKGAGHEDFDQPKQYVLKASSKTKYLKKIVVLTDRGTYSSGSFFTLMAKAISTMKVMGDTTGGGLGLPNGGQLPNGWTYRCSITRTLDVNGNNYENGIPPDVRVMVDKARLAQGIDDVLEAALKDI; this is encoded by the coding sequence ATGAGAAAGCTTATTGTGATCACTGCATTTGTAATAAGCCTCACCTCTTGTGAAAAGGCTATATTTAAGAAAGATGGAGTTTCTACCAGCCCTAGGCAAAACTTTGACCATTTATGGAAAGAGTTAGACAAGCGTTATGCTTACTTCACCTACAAAAAAATAGATTGGAACCAGGCTTATACAACTTATGCAGGTAGGGTATACGAAGGTATGTCTGAAGATTCCTTATTCAATGTGATGGGTGCCATGCTCAATGATCTTAAGGATGGACACACTAATCTTGTATCTCCATTCAACCGTTCTAGATTCGATATTACTTTATTAGGTCCGCAGAATATTGATGACCGTGTGATCACGGAATATTATCTAAAAGGTACTGCTCTGTATTCAGGTCCATTTACCCACGCTTTTATGCGTAATAAAGAGGTCGGATATATTCGTTTTAAATCATTTCCGGGTACAGTCGATGATGTACAACTGGATTATATAATAGATAGGTATAAGGATACTAAGGGGTTGATTTTCGACATCAGGCAAAATGGAGGTGGTGCTATTAATGATGCTTATCAAATTGTCTCCAGATTTATTACTGCCAATAAATTGGTTTACCAAGTACAAGATAAGAAAGGGGCTGGGCATGAAGATTTTGATCAACCGAAGCAGTATGTGCTGAAGGCATCAAGCAAGACTAAATATTTGAAAAAGATCGTCGTACTCACTGATAGAGGAACGTATAGTTCTGGCTCCTTCTTTACTCTCATGGCAAAAGCCATTAGTACTATGAAGGTAATGGGTGATACTACTGGTGGAGGTTTGGGATTGCCCAACGGTGGGCAGCTGCCTAACGGATGGACCTATCGTTGTTCAATAACCAGAACATTGGATGTAAATGGTAATAACTATGAAAATGGTATACCTCCTGATGTTAGGGTAATGGTAGATAAGGCTCGATTGGCACAAGGTATAGACGATGTGCTGGAAGCTGCGCTAAAAGATATTTAG
- the tuf gene encoding elongation factor Tu, protein MAKETFSREKPHVNIGTIGHVDHGKTTLTAAITSVLAEQGTSKKMGYDEIDGAPEERERGITINTAHVEYQTATRHYAHVDCPGHADYVKNMITGAAQMDGAILVVASTDGPMPQTKEHILLARQVGVPRIVVFMNKVDLVEDPEILELVEMEIRELLDKYDYDGDNTPIIQGSAIGGLNGEAQWVEKINELMAAVDEYIPLPPRAVDQPFLMSVEDVFTITGRGTVATGRIERGVIKIGDNVEIVGFNDAAMTSTCTGVEMFKKLLDRGEAGDNAGILLRGIEKKDIKRGMVICAPKSITPHTEFKGEVYVLSKEEGGRHTPFFNKYRPQFYFRTTDVTGECMLPEGVEMVMPGDNVNLHVKLIAPIAMEKGLKFAIREGGRTVGAGQVTEIIK, encoded by the coding sequence ATGGCAAAAGAGACCTTTAGTAGGGAAAAACCCCACGTAAACATTGGTACCATTGGCCACGTAGACCACGGTAAAACTACGTTGACAGCTGCAATCACTTCTGTACTTGCAGAGCAAGGTACATCTAAGAAAATGGGTTATGATGAGATTGATGGTGCGCCTGAAGAAAGAGAGCGTGGTATCACAATCAACACTGCTCACGTAGAATACCAAACAGCTACACGTCACTATGCGCACGTTGACTGTCCAGGTCACGCGGATTATGTGAAGAACATGATTACTGGTGCTGCTCAAATGGACGGTGCTATCCTAGTGGTTGCTTCTACTGATGGTCCAATGCCTCAAACAAAAGAGCACATCCTTCTTGCACGTCAGGTAGGTGTTCCTCGTATCGTTGTATTCATGAACAAGGTTGACCTTGTTGAGGATCCAGAGATATTAGAGCTTGTTGAAATGGAGATCCGTGAATTACTAGATAAGTATGACTATGATGGAGATAACACTCCAATCATCCAAGGTTCTGCTATCGGTGGTCTTAACGGTGAAGCTCAATGGGTTGAGAAAATTAACGAATTAATGGCTGCTGTGGATGAGTACATTCCACTTCCTCCACGTGCAGTTGATCAACCATTCTTGATGTCTGTAGAGGACGTATTTACGATCACTGGTCGTGGTACAGTTGCTACTGGTCGTATCGAGCGTGGTGTTATCAAAATAGGTGACAACGTTGAGATCGTAGGTTTCAATGATGCTGCTATGACTTCTACTTGTACTGGTGTTGAGATGTTCAAAAAACTTCTTGACCGTGGTGAGGCTGGTGATAACGCTGGTATCCTACTTCGTGGTATTGAGAAAAAAGATATCAAACGTGGTATGGTTATCTGTGCTCCTAAGAGCATCACTCCACACACTGAGTTCAAAGGTGAGGTTTACGTACTAAGCAAAGAGGAAGGTGGTCGTCACACTCCATTCTTTAACAAGTACCGTCCTCAGTTCTACTTCCGTACTACTGACGTAACTGGTGAGTGTATGCTTCCAGAAGGCGTTGAGATGGTAATGCCTGGTGATAACGTAAACTTACACGTAAAACTAATCGCTCCAATCGCGATGGAAAAAGGTCTTAAGTTCGCTATCCGTGAAGGTGGCCGTACAGTAGGTGCTGGTCAAGTTACTGAGATCATCAAATAA
- a CDS encoding calcium-binding EGF-like domain-containing protein: MNKVRKELVYTALVVLLAFFAVGYTSCKKTETTPSVDDACANVVCQNGGTCFKGDCSCPVGYEGTYCQTKSASKYVGKWQVEEKVVVSSDNAKVGTTRNYTVEIVQTSAIAYELSVNNFRGNASHNNVGWRLGWQYITDDDGNESQTLAPSTQFLFVRKQVLNGSKITIESGSGTVNNTGTFMSGSFKTTEPDSAGKAYRETCEFSAVYIP; encoded by the coding sequence ATGAATAAAGTGCGTAAAGAGTTAGTGTATACGGCATTGGTGGTACTTTTAGCTTTTTTTGCAGTAGGGTATACCAGCTGTAAGAAAACAGAAACAACACCCTCGGTAGATGATGCCTGCGCTAATGTAGTGTGTCAGAATGGAGGTACATGTTTCAAGGGAGATTGTAGCTGCCCTGTGGGGTATGAGGGTACTTATTGCCAAACCAAGTCTGCAAGCAAGTATGTAGGCAAGTGGCAAGTAGAAGAGAAAGTTGTGGTGAGTTCAGACAACGCAAAAGTGGGTACTACACGTAATTATACGGTAGAAATAGTGCAGACTTCAGCTATAGCTTATGAATTAAGTGTAAATAATTTTAGAGGGAATGCTAGTCATAACAATGTTGGTTGGCGATTGGGTTGGCAATATATAACAGATGATGACGGTAACGAGTCACAAACCTTGGCACCTTCAACTCAATTTTTATTCGTCAGAAAGCAAGTTTTGAACGGTTCTAAAATAACTATTGAAAGTGGAAGCGGTACAGTAAATAATACGGGTACATTTATGAGTGGCAGTTTTAAAACCACAGAACCTGATAGCGCGGGCAAAGCGTATAGGGAGACTTGCGAGTTTAGCGCAGTATATATCCCTTAA
- a CDS encoding calcium-binding EGF-like domain-containing protein, which yields MKKIFPLFAVLLLVAIIFSSCIRDNCGGVSCQNEGVCVQGTCACLSGYEGDNCEKWWTDKFDGKWKVTDVNGSLTQTYDLNIVSSLKDTFLIFGLVDSIDTDTVYCIRKSYYAFDILAKTMVDTTKKIESGSGTINKENNTVTGLYSFAFGDSVVATKFTWAR from the coding sequence ATGAAAAAAATATTTCCCCTTTTTGCCGTCCTCTTATTGGTGGCTATAATATTTAGCTCATGTATAAGAGATAATTGTGGTGGTGTCTCTTGTCAAAACGAAGGTGTATGTGTTCAAGGTACATGTGCTTGTTTGTCTGGTTATGAAGGAGATAATTGTGAAAAATGGTGGACAGATAAGTTTGATGGTAAATGGAAAGTCACTGATGTGAATGGTAGCTTGACACAAACGTACGATTTAAACATAGTTTCATCGTTAAAGGATACCTTTTTGATTTTTGGCTTAGTGGATAGTATTGATACCGATACGGTCTATTGTATTCGTAAGTCTTACTATGCGTTTGATATACTGGCAAAAACTATGGTTGATACCACTAAAAAAATTGAGAGTGGCTCAGGTACTATTAACAAAGAGAATAATACCGTCACAGGATTGTATTCTTTTGCCTTTGGAGACAGCGTAGTAGCTACAAAATTTACCTGGGCTAGGTAA